TCCGAAAGATGAAGTGGTTTTTGTAGCGATAATGCTTTTTATCTTAGGCGGAGCTAATATTCTTAATATCTTTTATCTGTTCAGGGCACTTAATATTAGACCAGAGTTATTTCGCCATTTAAATATCCGGCGGCATATGACTCCTATATTTACTATTTTTTTTGCAGCGGTTTCCATTAATATTTATCTTCATCTTGATAAGATCCTCATCGGTACATTAAAGGGAAACAGTAGTGTCGCATATTATACTGTGGCTAATAAAATCGTCCGCTTTGTGATTGAACTTATAACGATGATTGGTATAGTTATGCTTCCTAGGCTTTCTACGCTTTTTGTGAATGACATTGGCTCTTATAAAAAATATGTTCTTAAAGCGATGTATTTAATAATGTTAGTTGCTTTACCATTCAGTATTTACCTGTCACTTTTTGCTCATGAAATTATTGAAATAGTTGGAGGTGATAGTTTCCGCCCTTCTGCGCTGGCTATGCAAATCCTTTCTCCGCTTTGTTTTATCGTGGGTATTGCTTATTTCTGTGGTTATCTTATTCTTTATACCCAAAATAAAGAGAAAATTTACACCATTGCGGTAGCAATCTCCGCGGTGTTCAGCGTAATTGTGAATTATCAAGCTATCAAACATTTTGATTTTTTAGGGGCTGCAGTAGTAGCTGTTCTTTCTGAATTACTTTCTGTTTTAATAATGGTTATATTTATGAAAAGATCTGTATTATATATTAATATATGGACTTCAAATTTCCATAAAATACTTAGTGTAAATTTTATTATGCTGGTTGTTTCTGTATCTTATTACTTTTTATATAAAGGAGAAATAGACATGTATCTTTTTATTGTGACATCTGGTGGTTTTTTTGTTTTGTATTTGTCACTTTTGCTATTAATAAA
This DNA window, taken from Chryseobacterium sp. 6424, encodes the following:
- a CDS encoding flippase, producing MRQVKTQSLRSNYILSAVRIFSSALIGIGMMPYTNRILGVEVIGKYEYTLSIVNYLILFSALGIPVYGIKAIARVRDNVEERTKVFLELFLILIITTFLSYILLFGFIIHQNSLSAYKTLFIILGGLILLNNIGSEWYFQGMENQLYLTIRTVIVRIIGFLLIIFLVKSPKDEVVFVAIMLFILGGANILNIFYLFRALNIRPELFRHLNIRRHMTPIFTIFFAAVSINIYLHLDKILIGTLKGNSSVAYYTVANKIVRFVIELITMIGIVMLPRLSTLFVNDIGSYKKYVLKAMYLIMLVALPFSIYLSLFAHEIIEIVGGDSFRPSALAMQILSPLCFIVGIAYFCGYLILYTQNKEKIYTIAVAISAVFSVIVNYQAIKHFDFLGAAVVAVLSELLSVLIMVIFMKRSVLYINIWTSNFHKILSVNFIMLVVSVSYYFLYKGEIDMYLFIVTSGGFFVLYLSLLLLIKEKTMQQQIGMILKTIGYGK